The Chrysiogenia bacterium genome contains the following window.
CGCTGTCTCTTTCACTCCCCCCAAATAGAGCCCGGAAAAAGCGCTTTTACAAGACGGCGGCCGGGCGGAGCAGGACGTAAAATCGTGGTTTACCCGAAACTTGCGCGCACGGTGCCCTACCAGACAAGTACCTGTAAGAGCACGGTAAGCGCCGTTTATCGGCACTTTGTGCTTGACGGTACGCGTCAGAATAGTAAAAAATGATTTTACTACGCCGGATCCTCGGAGGGACCGGCAGTGGACCCAAGGAGCGAACCCCCAATGAATTCAGGAATTGAACTCCCCCGGCCCAAAGCCGGCCGCCAGGCCACCCGCCTTCCCGGCGGCGCCGCCATCGATGTGCGCAAGATGGACTTCAGCGAGATCGAGGGCAGCCCCCTCTATGCCTACGCGAAGGACCCGCTCGTCTCGCACTTCTTCCACATGCTCTCGCTGCTCTTTCCCGAGGGCGAGCTCTTCTTCATGGACTCGGTGCGCAACTACAAAAAAGAAATCACCGACCCGGTACTCAAGGCCCAGATCAAGGCCTTCATGAGCCAGGAGGCCCTGCACACCAAAGCGCACGTTGCCTACAACAAGCGCCTCGAAGCCGCGGGCATTAACCTGGAGCGCGTGGACAAGGTGCTCCACTGGGCCTTCGCCGCGCTCAAG
Protein-coding sequences here:
- a CDS encoding metal-dependent hydrolase, yielding MNSGIELPRPKAGRQATRLPGGAAIDVRKMDFSEIEGSPLYAYAKDPLVSHFFHMLSLLFPEGELFFMDSVRNYKKEITDPVLKAQIKAFMSQEALHTKAHVAYNKRLEAAGINLERVDKVLHWAFAALKKLPRKDQLAITLVCEHFTSTIANELLRNEEIQSLIDDSHKNMWLWHAVEETEHKAVAFDVFRAVGGSEARRLWGVPLTVVGIGP